The following coding sequences are from one Acaryochloris thomasi RCC1774 window:
- a CDS encoding pentapeptide repeat-containing protein, producing the protein MSKEEATFIGRSKDCQIYLRPEYSNTSRYHAKVKLEDVDGEMVWLLWDLETPNGTFVNNKKIESSQQLQSEDRVTLGKPNGARFVFEWKAIELTQLNEIFRQKPSYDETIIPSVDELKQLEEQTQIAANRSFDRQTNALNIDRFDLNQKELAPDTDDRADNVFASSDVSSKSDRNNKSLIQLLAKGAIALIFILVALSLIYKIPESIEGRKRREESLASYISNISRLLTDKKLSSLSLSDSDARKARESANAQTLTTLKNLDGEAKGTLFRFLHGAKLVKIQPQALSEEWFSREDFSSKQVVRFLNQGLAQKELVYIRGLRVEKARPTLFPVFLASPATVNQQLMASDSKGCRTLAQKDKRNLGCSWIFEFSAKSYEQPFVTPVQLSGADLIGVKLKDAPLERSNLEGAYLSLQSCKEGSSGNFFVDTFYQKPIRWFQRNKCSADFSGAGLQDSRLFRSVLMGANLRNAKLDYADLRQVDLRGANLSGVSWQGAVLKGACYLEEDWQKNFPEQGPNGGAFDPVAEGMKAVSSDVSNVNDPLLFKECKSVAASNQPTAKQKPQQKDN; encoded by the coding sequence TTGTCCAAAGAAGAGGCAACCTTCATTGGCCGATCTAAGGATTGTCAAATTTATCTCAGACCTGAATATTCCAATACATCTCGGTACCACGCAAAAGTAAAGCTAGAAGATGTTGATGGGGAAATGGTCTGGCTGCTGTGGGATCTAGAAACGCCCAACGGTACTTTTGTAAACAACAAAAAGATAGAGAGTTCTCAACAGCTACAGTCTGAGGATCGCGTTACTCTTGGCAAGCCGAACGGCGCGCGATTTGTTTTTGAGTGGAAAGCAATAGAGCTCACGCAGCTCAATGAAATATTCAGGCAAAAGCCTTCATACGATGAGACCATTATTCCCAGTGTTGACGAATTAAAACAGTTAGAAGAACAGACCCAGATTGCTGCAAATAGATCATTTGACAGGCAAACAAACGCACTGAATATAGATAGATTCGACCTGAATCAAAAAGAGCTGGCTCCTGATACAGACGACCGAGCAGATAACGTGTTTGCTTCCTCTGATGTAAGCTCTAAATCAGACCGGAATAATAAGAGCTTAATTCAGTTATTGGCAAAGGGAGCTATTGCACTAATCTTTATCTTGGTAGCACTGTCTCTGATTTATAAAATTCCCGAATCTATTGAGGGGAGAAAACGTAGAGAAGAATCTCTCGCCTCTTATATCAGTAATATATCAAGACTATTAACTGATAAGAAATTAAGTAGCCTTAGCCTCTCTGATTCCGATGCTCGAAAGGCTAGAGAATCAGCGAATGCTCAAACTCTGACAACGCTGAAAAATCTAGATGGTGAAGCGAAAGGCACCCTCTTTCGGTTTTTGCATGGGGCGAAACTCGTCAAGATTCAGCCTCAAGCGTTGAGTGAAGAATGGTTCTCAAGAGAAGACTTCTCTTCTAAGCAGGTCGTTCGATTTTTGAATCAAGGTCTAGCACAAAAAGAACTGGTTTATATAAGAGGTTTAAGAGTTGAAAAAGCAAGGCCTACATTGTTCCCTGTCTTTCTCGCAAGTCCGGCCACGGTCAATCAACAACTTATGGCCAGCGATAGTAAAGGATGTAGGACCTTAGCGCAAAAGGATAAAAGAAATCTGGGCTGTTCTTGGATCTTTGAATTTAGTGCCAAATCCTATGAACAACCTTTCGTGACCCCAGTTCAGCTAAGCGGGGCTGATTTGATAGGGGTGAAGCTCAAAGATGCCCCACTGGAAAGGAGCAATCTTGAAGGGGCCTATCTCTCCTTGCAGAGCTGCAAAGAAGGTTCGTCAGGAAACTTCTTCGTCGATACTTTTTATCAGAAACCCATCCGCTGGTTCCAAAGAAACAAATGCAGCGCAGATTTTAGCGGGGCTGGATTGCAAGATTCAAGGTTGTTTCGGTCTGTGTTGATGGGAGCGAATCTACGCAACGCGAAGCTGGACTATGCCGATCTTCGACAGGTTGATTTGCGGGGGGCAAACCTCTCTGGCGTTTCTTGGCAGGGCGCTGTGTTGAAGGGGGCTTGCTATCTTGAGGAAGATTGGCAGAAGAACTTCCCAGAACAAGGCCCTAACGGAGGGGCCTTTGATCCCGTTGCTGAGGGGATGAAAGCAGTCTCGTCTGACGTCTCTAACGTTAACGATCCTCTGCTCTTCAAAGAATGTAAAAGTGTCGCTGCCTCTAATCAACCGACAGCAAAACAGAAGCCCCAGCAGAAAGACAACTGA
- a CDS encoding protein-tyrosine phosphatase family protein gives MPERFSWVLPKKLAVGSFPHTTTSVSKLRREGITAVLCLNEESEPPVPSEILHSFIWERVPIPDGYTGGIPSEEQFEQAIKVLNRWYRKGHVVYVHCLAGVGRSASVCALYLTQELSIPLEDAIASLKEQHKYAAPDQHQIKVMQSFLASLSPN, from the coding sequence ATGCCTGAACGTTTCTCTTGGGTTTTACCTAAAAAGCTGGCGGTTGGTTCTTTCCCTCACACCACGACGTCTGTCTCTAAGCTACGACGGGAGGGAATTACGGCTGTTCTCTGCTTGAACGAAGAGTCGGAGCCGCCTGTGCCTTCCGAAATTTTGCACAGTTTTATCTGGGAGCGGGTCCCTATTCCTGATGGTTACACCGGAGGGATTCCTTCTGAGGAGCAGTTCGAGCAAGCGATTAAAGTTCTAAATCGTTGGTACCGTAAAGGCCATGTGGTTTACGTCCACTGTCTTGCGGGGGTCGGACGATCGGCTTCGGTCTGTGCGCTGTATCTGACGCAAGAGCTAAGTATTCCGCTGGAAGATGCGATCGCATCTCTCAAAGAACAGCACAAGTATGCCGCCCCCGATCAGCATCAGATCAAGGTGATGCAGAGCTTCCTCGCCTCACTGTCTCCGAACTAG
- a CDS encoding L-serine ammonia-lyase: protein MFISVLDLFKIGVGPSSSHTIGPMVAAHRFREQMQAWLSTLPEREAAHVRCTLKGSLSFTGKGHGTDRAIVLGLHGFTPRSLTERNVTDLAHSLWQKSHINFADGSGLSFSPSEDIDFSRGQPLPEHPNGMIFEVLSSTGSVLLHETYFSIGGGFIHTKAEISQLVAPVKAESAATCPFPFDSARSMLTMAHDSGLSIAAMKQRNEHVHHPEDQLQEGLDSIWQAMQVCIQKGLAAQGTLPGGLGISRRAKTLVEQLHTCPEASLNDWLCAYAMAVNEENAAGHMVVTAPTNGAAGVIPAVLYYFVSHEGGTSEQVHEFLLTAAAIGGIIKHRSSISGAEVGCQGEVGSAAAMAAAGLCAVRGCSPSQVENAAEIALEHHLGMTCDPVGGLVQVPCIERNGFGAIKAYTAASLAKRGTGEHFMPLDNCIAAMKHTGLEMSEKFKETALGGLAVSITEC, encoded by the coding sequence ATGTTCATTAGCGTTCTTGATCTCTTCAAGATTGGCGTAGGTCCCTCTAGTTCACACACGATTGGACCGATGGTCGCGGCCCATCGATTTCGAGAGCAGATGCAGGCGTGGCTGTCTACGCTTCCAGAAAGAGAGGCCGCCCATGTGCGCTGCACGCTCAAGGGTTCATTATCCTTCACCGGCAAAGGACATGGTACAGATCGGGCAATTGTTTTAGGACTTCATGGGTTTACGCCCCGGTCTTTGACAGAAAGGAATGTAACTGATTTGGCCCACTCCCTGTGGCAAAAGTCCCACATCAATTTTGCAGATGGGTCCGGATTGAGTTTTTCTCCCAGTGAAGATATCGATTTTAGCCGGGGTCAGCCACTCCCAGAGCATCCCAACGGCATGATTTTTGAGGTACTGAGTTCGACGGGCAGTGTTTTACTGCATGAAACCTACTTCTCTATCGGAGGGGGCTTTATTCACACAAAGGCTGAAATTAGTCAGTTGGTGGCTCCCGTCAAAGCGGAATCAGCAGCAACGTGTCCCTTCCCCTTCGACTCAGCGCGATCAATGCTGACAATGGCCCACGACAGTGGCCTCTCCATCGCAGCGATGAAGCAGCGCAACGAACATGTTCACCACCCAGAAGATCAGTTGCAAGAGGGGCTAGACTCCATTTGGCAAGCCATGCAGGTTTGTATTCAGAAGGGTTTAGCGGCTCAGGGAACGCTCCCCGGAGGACTGGGCATCTCACGGCGGGCTAAGACCTTGGTTGAACAGCTCCACACCTGCCCTGAAGCTTCTCTCAACGACTGGCTGTGTGCCTATGCAATGGCTGTTAATGAAGAGAATGCAGCAGGACATATGGTGGTTACCGCACCCACAAACGGGGCCGCAGGCGTGATTCCGGCAGTGCTCTACTACTTCGTGAGTCATGAGGGGGGCACCTCAGAGCAGGTTCATGAGTTTCTACTGACAGCAGCAGCAATTGGCGGCATTATCAAACACCGGAGTTCGATCTCTGGGGCCGAAGTGGGCTGTCAGGGAGAGGTGGGATCAGCAGCGGCGATGGCAGCAGCGGGGCTTTGTGCAGTACGAGGCTGTTCGCCTTCTCAGGTCGAAAATGCAGCAGAGATTGCACTAGAGCATCATCTCGGGATGACCTGCGACCCAGTCGGAGGATTAGTGCAGGTTCCGTGCATTGAACGCAACGGATTTGGTGCGATCAAGGCTTACACGGCTGCGTCTTTAGCGAAACGTGGCACAGGGGAGCATTTTATGCCTTTGGATAACTGCATTGCCGCGATGAAACACACGGGGCTCGAAATGTCAGAGAAATTTAAGGAGACTGCTTTAGGAGGCTTAGCCGTCAGTATTACTGAATGCTAG
- a CDS encoding tetratricopeptide repeat protein, translating into MSGQPLSFRSFQVMTFACLSAVLTSSWPALKGDASQVAIARPAENPPASSSLVRRLAQAESLEQLQARIDQLSQQGQYSEAIPLAEQVLERRKQQLGTQHSSVATSLNKLALLYEKQGRYGDAEPLFEQALAIYKKRFGQEHAAVATSLNNLAELYGKRGRYTEAESLFKQALEIYRQQLGQDHINVAYSLNNLAELYGQQGRYREAEPLHTQALEIKRKQLGQEHRSIATSLNNLAELYGKQGRYEEAEPLFKQALTMRKELLGQEHPSVATSLNNLAELYGKQQKYEEAESLFKQALEMRQELLGQEHPSVAISLSNLAALYGSQGNYKEAKSLYQEAIAIAKIKLGPTHPTTQVIQRRFKILSQ; encoded by the coding sequence ATGTCAGGACAACCGTTATCGTTCAGAAGCTTTCAAGTGATGACGTTCGCCTGTTTAAGTGCTGTGCTCACCTCTAGCTGGCCCGCTTTGAAGGGAGACGCTTCTCAAGTTGCGATCGCACGGCCTGCCGAAAATCCTCCAGCATCAAGCTCTCTTGTTCGACGCTTGGCTCAGGCAGAATCGCTAGAGCAGCTTCAAGCACGTATCGATCAACTGTCTCAACAAGGCCAGTATTCTGAGGCTATTCCTTTAGCAGAACAGGTACTTGAGCGGCGTAAGCAACAGTTGGGGACACAACACTCATCAGTGGCCACCAGCCTCAATAAGCTAGCGCTACTGTACGAGAAACAGGGACGGTATGGAGACGCTGAGCCGCTCTTTGAGCAGGCTCTCGCAATCTATAAAAAACGATTTGGTCAAGAGCACGCTGCGGTGGCCACCAGCCTCAATAATCTGGCTGAACTCTACGGTAAACGAGGGCGATACACTGAGGCGGAGTCCCTCTTCAAGCAAGCTTTGGAGATTTATCGTCAACAACTGGGCCAAGATCATATCAATGTTGCCTACAGCCTCAATAACTTGGCAGAACTCTACGGGCAACAGGGACGATATCGAGAAGCTGAGCCGCTGCACACCCAGGCTTTAGAAATTAAACGCAAGCAACTAGGACAGGAGCATCGTTCTATTGCGACTAGCCTCAACAATCTGGCCGAACTCTATGGAAAGCAAGGTCGTTATGAAGAGGCTGAACCACTCTTCAAGCAGGCTCTGACGATGCGAAAAGAGCTACTGGGCCAAGAACACCCATCGGTGGCCACCAGCCTCAACAACCTGGCGGAGCTTTATGGCAAGCAGCAGAAATATGAGGAGGCGGAATCGCTCTTTAAGCAGGCGTTAGAGATGCGACAAGAGCTTTTAGGTCAAGAGCACCCCTCTGTAGCCATTAGCCTTAGCAACCTAGCGGCCCTCTACGGAAGCCAGGGAAACTACAAAGAAGCGAAGTCGCTCTATCAAGAAGCGATCGCAATTGCCAAGATCAAGCTAGGTCCGACCCATCCCACAACGCAGGTGATCCAAAGACGATTCAAGATTCTTTCGCAGTAG
- a CDS encoding Uma2 family endonuclease, translating to MLLHNVSWQQFEALLQDLGDHRAARVAYDRGTLEIMTPFPGHEYYKEVLSDATKDIADALDRDYESYGSTTWRRKIKEAGLGPDNCFYFQNESLVRGKLEFDLDRDPSPDLSLEIDLTRKSLNRLPIYARLGVPELWCYDDGEITIYHLQEGEYVEAAQSLVFPELPIQSLPYVIEEHRQQGRRVLRQAIREWAKTYRTTF from the coding sequence ATTCTCTTACACAACGTTAGCTGGCAACAATTTGAAGCCCTCCTTCAGGACTTGGGCGACCACCGTGCTGCCCGTGTTGCCTACGATCGCGGTACTTTGGAAATCATGACCCCTTTCCCTGGGCATGAATACTACAAAGAAGTCCTGAGTGATGCGACTAAAGATATCGCAGACGCTCTAGACCGTGATTATGAAAGTTATGGGTCTACCACCTGGCGTAGAAAAATCAAAGAGGCGGGTTTAGGGCCGGATAACTGTTTTTATTTCCAGAACGAGTCGCTTGTACGCGGAAAGCTGGAGTTTGATCTCGATCGAGATCCATCCCCTGACTTATCGCTAGAGATTGATTTGACCCGTAAGTCTCTGAATCGACTCCCTATTTATGCTCGATTGGGAGTGCCAGAACTGTGGTGCTATGACGATGGGGAAATCACAATCTACCACCTCCAAGAAGGTGAGTATGTTGAAGCGGCCCAAAGCCTAGTTTTTCCTGAATTGCCGATTCAATCGCTGCCCTATGTCATTGAAGAACACCGTCAGCAGGGACGACGTGTCCTGCGTCAAGCGATTAGAGAGTGGGCAAAAACGTATCGGACGACGTTCTGA
- the def gene encoding peptide deformylase, with amino-acid sequence MDTVLEISQLGNPVLRASAKRVDHIQHAEVQQLIDHLITTMLESAGVGIAAPQVGESLQIMVVASRPTLRYPQAPSMEPVAMINPELISQSDDLLKSWEGCLSIPGIRGQVPRSHSITIAYTDRHGHAHQQEFTDFVARIVQHEFDHLQGTVFVDRVESTQELMTEQEYQKQVFS; translated from the coding sequence ATGGACACCGTATTAGAAATTTCTCAACTCGGCAATCCAGTTCTGCGGGCGTCAGCGAAGCGAGTTGACCACATTCAACATGCCGAGGTTCAGCAGCTCATCGATCACCTCATTACCACCATGCTGGAATCAGCCGGTGTGGGGATTGCAGCTCCCCAGGTCGGTGAAAGTCTGCAAATTATGGTGGTGGCATCACGTCCGACGCTGCGCTACCCCCAAGCGCCTTCGATGGAGCCGGTGGCGATGATCAATCCCGAACTCATCAGTCAGTCTGACGATCTGCTTAAGAGCTGGGAAGGCTGTCTTAGCATTCCGGGTATTCGAGGTCAGGTGCCCCGTTCCCATTCGATCACGATCGCTTACACCGATCGTCACGGACATGCCCACCAGCAGGAGTTTACCGATTTCGTTGCTCGGATTGTGCAGCATGAATTCGATCATTTGCAGGGCACCGTCTTTGTCGATCGAGTCGAGAGCACCCAGGAACTGATGACTGAACAGGAGTATCAAAAGCAAGTGTTTTCCTAA
- the ftsY gene encoding signal recognition particle-docking protein FtsY: MVFNWFRRQFAPESPEDEMPDVDESVSEVESTPKSDDSSAEADDPDTSGEAKPDYLNWAKAAFENIQQQQEAAAETPEATEPAEQPEPAEQPEEPTEQSATISEASEETHTDETEVLAEESSESSAEAEEAATPEPVMEPSEPEPPPIPEPEQTPQILSQGADAVNAEPVAEAVDFDEGFIWSAEVLAAQGRRPEDVSVEEITWLKKLRRGLGKTRQGLVNQIKAVVGQGPLNQDGVTEIETLLLQADVGVTATDRVLEALQTKLRAETLPPDEAIDYLKQLLREMLEEPYQKDYAPAITPERGTLNIWLMTGVNGAGKTTTIGKITHVAKQSGYNCLIAAADTFRAAAVEQVKVWGARSGVDVIANPGQNTDPAAVVYDAIAAAHSRESDLLLVDTAGRLQNKKNLMTELEKVRRIIDKKAPQAKVESLLVLDATLGQNGLRQAQVFSEAAQLTGVVLTKLDGTAKGGVALAVVQQLGLPIRFIGAGEGITDLRPFSSYEFVEALLSS; the protein is encoded by the coding sequence ATGGTTTTCAATTGGTTTCGTCGTCAGTTTGCTCCCGAGTCTCCAGAAGACGAAATGCCAGATGTTGATGAAAGCGTTTCAGAGGTCGAATCTACTCCGAAATCGGACGATTCATCAGCAGAAGCGGATGACCCTGACACCTCTGGGGAGGCTAAGCCCGACTATCTCAACTGGGCCAAAGCCGCCTTTGAGAATATTCAGCAACAGCAAGAGGCCGCAGCTGAGACGCCTGAGGCTACAGAACCTGCCGAGCAGCCAGAACCCGCCGAACAACCTGAAGAACCTACCGAACAATCTGCGACTATTTCTGAAGCGTCTGAAGAAACTCATACAGACGAGACAGAAGTCCTGGCGGAGGAATCTAGCGAGAGCAGTGCTGAGGCTGAAGAGGCCGCAACGCCCGAGCCAGTGATGGAACCCTCAGAACCAGAACCACCTCCTATCCCAGAACCAGAACAAACTCCACAGATTTTGAGTCAGGGGGCTGACGCCGTTAACGCAGAACCCGTCGCAGAAGCGGTGGACTTTGATGAAGGCTTTATCTGGTCAGCAGAAGTCTTGGCGGCTCAGGGACGACGTCCTGAAGACGTTTCAGTCGAAGAGATTACCTGGCTAAAGAAACTTCGGCGTGGGTTGGGCAAGACCCGGCAAGGTCTGGTCAATCAAATTAAAGCCGTCGTCGGTCAAGGCCCACTCAATCAAGACGGTGTCACCGAAATTGAGACGCTGCTGCTGCAGGCTGACGTCGGCGTGACCGCCACCGATCGTGTTCTAGAGGCGCTGCAAACGAAGCTACGCGCAGAAACATTGCCCCCAGACGAGGCCATTGACTACCTCAAGCAACTTCTGCGTGAAATGCTAGAGGAGCCTTATCAGAAAGACTATGCCCCGGCGATTACCCCCGAGCGGGGAACCCTGAATATTTGGTTGATGACCGGCGTCAATGGGGCTGGAAAAACCACCACCATTGGCAAAATTACCCATGTGGCTAAACAGTCTGGCTACAACTGTCTGATCGCTGCTGCTGATACCTTTCGTGCTGCTGCTGTCGAGCAGGTCAAAGTGTGGGGCGCACGCAGTGGCGTCGATGTAATTGCCAATCCTGGCCAAAACACTGACCCGGCAGCGGTTGTCTATGATGCGATCGCAGCTGCTCATTCCCGAGAGAGCGACCTGTTGCTAGTGGATACGGCCGGTCGCCTGCAGAACAAAAAGAATCTGATGACTGAACTGGAAAAAGTACGCCGGATCATTGATAAGAAAGCCCCCCAAGCCAAAGTGGAGTCTTTATTGGTCTTGGACGCAACTTTAGGCCAGAACGGACTGCGGCAGGCCCAGGTCTTTTCTGAAGCCGCTCAGCTTACGGGGGTTGTGCTCACGAAGCTCGATGGAACAGCGAAAGGCGGCGTTGCCCTTGCGGTGGTCCAGCAGCTAGGTTTACCCATCCGCTTTATTGGTGCTGGTGAAGGTATTACTGATCTGCGACCTTTCTCTAGCTATGAATTTGTCGAAGCGTTGTTAAGTTCCTAA
- a CDS encoding glycosyltransferase, with translation MVWLSLLSLLIWLLLIAAWGQFWRSNQRLPEASSSLDEWPDVCAIVPARNEADVLPQSLKSLLTQDYPGKFTVILVDDQSDDGTGAVAQRVAVELGQESALQVMTTSPLPLGWAGKLWAMNQGVAALGQQRDSPYILFTDADICHHPSNVRSLVAKAEQEQRDLVSLMVLLRCDSAWEKLLIPAFVFFFQKLYPFPWVNNPNRKMAAAAGGCILLRSQALKKAGGLVTIKDALIDDCSLAAAVKSSGPSGNIWLGLTTSTVSLRPYTSLDSIWTMVARTAFTQLNYSPLLLIGSIVGMSLVYLAPPLSLLYGCIAGVQSIAIVGGVTWLLMAIAYWPTIRLYRLSPLWTFALPLIAVFYNLMTLDSARRHWQGKGGAWKGRVYPAR, from the coding sequence GTGGTCTGGCTGAGTCTTCTGTCTTTGCTCATTTGGCTCCTGCTGATCGCGGCTTGGGGGCAGTTTTGGCGATCTAATCAGCGGCTGCCGGAAGCATCTTCAAGCCTGGATGAATGGCCTGACGTCTGCGCCATTGTCCCCGCTCGGAATGAAGCGGATGTGCTGCCCCAGAGCTTGAAGTCTTTGCTGACTCAAGATTATCCAGGAAAATTCACCGTTATCCTAGTCGATGACCAAAGCGATGACGGGACCGGTGCCGTCGCTCAGCGGGTTGCCGTTGAACTGGGGCAAGAATCAGCTCTCCAAGTCATGACCACTAGTCCGCTCCCGCTGGGGTGGGCCGGAAAGCTGTGGGCCATGAACCAGGGCGTTGCGGCCCTTGGGCAACAGAGGGATTCGCCCTACATATTGTTTACCGATGCCGATATTTGCCATCACCCTAGCAACGTCCGGTCACTGGTGGCTAAGGCGGAACAGGAGCAGCGCGATCTTGTGTCTCTGATGGTGCTGTTGCGCTGCGATAGCGCCTGGGAAAAGCTGCTGATTCCGGCCTTTGTCTTTTTCTTTCAGAAGCTGTATCCCTTTCCTTGGGTGAACAATCCTAACCGGAAGATGGCGGCAGCGGCTGGGGGATGTATTCTGTTGCGATCGCAAGCCCTCAAAAAAGCAGGTGGACTCGTCACGATCAAAGACGCCCTGATTGATGATTGCTCCCTAGCCGCTGCCGTCAAATCATCAGGACCGTCGGGAAATATCTGGCTAGGATTAACGACCTCAACTGTCAGCCTGCGGCCCTACACGTCCCTAGACAGCATCTGGACCATGGTGGCCCGTACCGCCTTTACCCAGCTCAACTACTCCCCCCTCTTGCTGATCGGCAGCATCGTTGGCATGAGCTTAGTCTATTTGGCCCCTCCTCTGAGTCTGCTGTATGGCTGTATCGCTGGCGTTCAGAGCATCGCGATTGTCGGAGGTGTCACTTGGCTATTGATGGCAATAGCCTACTGGCCCACTATTCGCCTATACCGCCTCTCGCCGCTGTGGACCTTCGCGCTTCCCCTAATTGCGGTGTTTTATAACCTCATGACCCTTGACTCTGCCCGCCGCCACTGGCAAGGCAAAGGTGGAGCCTGGAAAGGGCGCGTCTATCCCGCCCGCTGA
- a CDS encoding PP2C family protein-serine/threonine phosphatase, which yields MSAIPAPQQPSQSVGYDYPGIAGNVTTLAALQQQVADLQREQAKAQDLLSSLSFSLRSFNNLNQFLALIPLIVSRVTDTNAAALVLFRPNGQVSLEQLYCHEGQQCQKLRHTLDDAIQQLKVSSKSPGSPSDFLEQILDQQLAQDYRWFSTSILVRNLEPHERGRLYLFSREPSYEWTDTRQKLAQLVADQTAVAIENDELTQRVRQQERLTRELEIGSEIQARLFPHRCPHIDGVELAANCQTASQVGGDYYDFIPIRAPGEKPYDGLSPVERWSLVIGDVMGKGVPAGLIMTMTRGILRNDILNQHAPDQILQNLNQVMFTDLESSNRFVTLFYSEYDPQRQVLRFSNAAHHPPLLWRAATDAIERLDTDGMLIGLDINTVYQAGETRLNPGDTLIYYTDGFTDAANPEGDRYDEENLLQAFRSACHMYSSPKAILDYLFDEVQTFISTETRNSDDMTLIVLKVKSS from the coding sequence ATGTCTGCCATTCCAGCGCCACAACAACCCTCTCAGTCCGTGGGATATGACTATCCAGGGATTGCGGGTAACGTGACGACATTAGCCGCGCTACAGCAGCAAGTTGCCGACCTGCAGCGAGAGCAGGCCAAAGCTCAGGATTTGCTGAGTTCTTTGAGCTTTTCGCTGCGTAGTTTCAATAATCTCAATCAATTTCTGGCGCTGATTCCTCTGATCGTTAGTCGGGTGACAGATACCAACGCTGCTGCGCTAGTGCTCTTTCGGCCCAATGGTCAGGTCTCTTTGGAGCAGCTTTATTGCCATGAAGGTCAACAGTGTCAGAAACTTCGCCATACCCTTGACGATGCCATTCAACAGCTTAAGGTGTCATCTAAGTCGCCGGGTTCTCCTAGTGATTTTCTAGAGCAGATCTTAGATCAGCAACTGGCCCAGGACTATCGATGGTTTAGTACCTCAATTTTGGTTCGAAACTTAGAGCCTCATGAACGTGGTCGTCTCTACCTTTTTAGTCGTGAGCCTAGTTATGAGTGGACTGATACCCGACAAAAGCTCGCGCAGTTGGTGGCCGATCAAACGGCTGTTGCCATTGAGAATGATGAGCTGACTCAGCGAGTCCGTCAGCAGGAGCGTCTCACCCGCGAACTAGAGATTGGTTCTGAGATTCAGGCTCGCCTTTTCCCGCACCGCTGTCCCCATATTGACGGTGTTGAGCTAGCGGCTAACTGTCAGACCGCCAGTCAGGTTGGTGGGGATTACTACGACTTTATCCCGATCCGTGCTCCTGGTGAAAAGCCCTACGATGGTCTGTCACCTGTGGAACGCTGGAGTTTGGTGATTGGCGATGTCATGGGGAAGGGGGTGCCTGCGGGGCTGATTATGACCATGACGCGGGGCATTCTGCGAAACGATATTCTTAACCAGCATGCACCTGATCAGATTTTGCAAAATCTAAATCAGGTGATGTTCACGGATTTAGAAAGCTCCAATCGCTTTGTAACGCTGTTCTACTCTGAGTACGATCCGCAGAGGCAGGTTCTACGTTTTAGCAATGCGGCTCATCATCCGCCGCTACTGTGGCGGGCCGCAACCGATGCAATCGAGCGCTTAGATACCGATGGCATGTTGATTGGGCTAGATATCAATACGGTCTATCAAGCGGGAGAGACTCGGCTTAATCCTGGGGATACGCTTATTTACTACACCGATGGGTTTACGGATGCGGCGAATCCTGAGGGCGATCGCTACGATGAGGAGAATTTGCTGCAGGCGTTCCGGTCGGCGTGCCATATGTACAGTAGCCCCAAGGCAATTTTGGATTATTTGTTTGATGAAGTACAAACGTTTATCAGCACAGAGACCCGCAATAGTGATGATATGACGTTAATTGTCTTAAAGGTTAAGTCATCCTAG